One genomic window of Aricia agestis chromosome 7, ilAriAges1.1, whole genome shotgun sequence includes the following:
- the LOC121729035 gene encoding testis-specific serine/threonine-protein kinase 1-like, whose amino-acid sequence MEEDGRHNVVACKVIDTAQAPREYLTKFLPRELDILIRVNHPHIIHVSNIFQRRAKYFIFLRFAENGDLLDFLTQNGAVSETQSRFWMRQIVSGVNYIHTLNIAHRDLKCENILITANYNVKLTDFGFARVVRQRSRDIASDTYCGSLSYAAPEVLKGTPYYPKLSDMWSVGIIMYTMLNKALPFNETSVKKLREKQVMRKWRFRSGIVNQLSMECRKQVTDLLEPEPRLRPSAAAVLEGPWIAMDARLTS is encoded by the exons ATGGAGGAGGACGGCCGGCATAACGTAGTGGCGTGCAAGGTGATCGACACGGCGCAGGCTCCGCGCGAGTACCTGACCAAGTTCCTCCCGCGCGAGCTGGACATCCTCATCAGGGTCAACCATCCCCACATCATCCACGTCTCCAACATCTTCCAGCGCCGCGCCAAGTACTTCATATTCCTCCGGTTCGCCGAGAACGGGGACCTCCTCGACTTTCTGACACAGAACGGCGCCGTGTCCGAAACGCAGAGCAGATTCTGGATGCGCCAGATCGTGTCCGGAGTCAATTACATCCACACCCTCAATATCGCGCACAGGGATTTGAAGTGCGAAAACATACTGATAACCGCCAACTATAACGTCAAACTGACGGACTTCGGGTTCGCGCGGGTCGTGCGACAGCGGAGCCGCGATATCGCGAGCGACACGTACTGCGGCTCGTTGTCGTACGCGGCTCCTGAGGTCCTAAAGGGCACCCCGTACTACCCGAAGCTGTCCGACATGTGGTCCGTGGGTATCATTATGTACACGATGCTGAACAAGGCGCTGCCGTTCAACGAAACCTCGGTAAAGAAACTTCGCGAGAAACAG GTCATGCGCAAGTGGCGGTTTCGGTCAGGCATTGTGAATCAGTTGTCTATGGAGTGCCGGAAGCAGGTGACTGACCTACTGGAGCCCGAGCCGCGGCTGCGCCCCAGCGCCGCCGCCGTGCTCGAAGGACCATGGATCGCCATGGACGCAAGACTCACCAGTTAG
- the LOC121728584 gene encoding testis-specific serine/threonine-protein kinase 1-like has translation MSKIAVTNSEENTLKDKGYKLDKLIGEGAYAKVYLTTFDKDEHKQSLACKVIETSKAPRDFVTKFLPREIDVLVRLNHPHIIHIHSIYQRKTKYYIFMRNAENGDLLTYILKRGAVSENQARVWFRQLALALQYLHELEIAHRDIKCENVLLTANYNVKLSDFGFSRYCVDDDERRVLSETYCGSMSYAAPEILRGKPYHPKPTDLWSLGVILFVMLNKSMPFDNARMRKLYEQQMRRKYRFRSRVAGVVSSECRTVVRNTLEPDPGLRHSAAQVLASDWIAMDSRLKGLNPVEERAIKKAKEERVKFQLRSKPKKQGSILPTKTHERYSSFRILNSQEKNVLKLTESEQSTLWSRGYKIIKKINEGSYSKVYLAEYKNSFKRNKAKVLACKVIDTNVAPSDFVEKFLPREINLLTKLSHPHLVPAHSIFERNKKYFIFMRYMERGDLLDYIVRHGAVPEQQARVWTRQLALAVQYLHELEVAHRDIKCENVLLSANYNAKLTDFSFSRSCVDGDSNPVYSDTFCGSVSYTAPEILQGEPYCPKPTDVWSLGVVLYVMLNQAMPFDGQRVRAILRAQIDRNWKFNPYFEFTISNRCKRMVTLMLEPNPRLRITAEEVARSKWILMDPRLVEWNLNETIAYNKARQEKANFIRKALKVQQTIEANIGSKL, from the exons ATGTCAAAAATTGCTGTAACTAACTCCGAAGAAAATACTCTAAAGGACAAAGGTTACAAATTAGACAAACTCATCGGGGAAGGTGCTTATGCTAAG GTGTATTTAACAACATTCGACAAGGACGAGCACAAGCAGAGTTTGGCCTGCAAAGTGATAGAAACGTCGAAGGCTCCCCGAGACTTCGTCACGAAGTTTCTGCCGCGCGAGATCGACGTTCTCGTCCGCCTGAATCACCCGCACATCATCCACATACACAGCATATATCAGAGGAAAACGAAGTACTACATATTCATGCGGAACGCCGAGAACGGCGATCTTCTGACTTATATTTTAAAGAGGGGCGCCGTGTCGGAGAACCAGGCGCGCGTGTGGTTCCGGCAGCTGGCGCTGGCGCTGCAGTACCTCCACGAGCTGGAGATAGCTCACCGGGACATCAAGTGCGAGAACGTTCTCCTGACGGCCAACTACAACGTCAAATTGTCCGACTTCGGGTTCTCGCGGTACTGCGTCGACGACGACGAGAGGCGCGTCCTGAGCGAGACGTACTGCGGGTCCATGTCGTACGCCGCGCCGGAGATCCTCCGCGGGAAGCCCTACCACCCGAAGCCCACGGATTTATGGTCGTTAGGCGTGATCCTCTTCGTGATGCTCAACAAGTCGATGCCGTTCGACAACGCCCGGATGCGGAAGCTGTACGAGCAGCAGATGAGGAGGAAGTACCGGTTCCGGTCCCGAGTCGCCGGCGTCGTCTCGTCCGAGTGCAGGACGGTGGTGAGGAACACGCTCGAGCCGGACCCCGGCCTGCGCCACTCCGCCGCGCAGGTTCTTGCCTCCGATTGGATCGCTATGGACAGTAGACTCAAAG GATTGAACCCAGTGGAAGAGCGAGCGATTAAAAAAGCTAAAGAAGAGAGAGTAAAATTCCAGTTGCGTAGCAAACCAAAGAAACAAGGTTCTATTTTGCCGACGAAAACGCACGAAAGATATTCATCGTTCagg ATATTAAATTCGcaggaaaaaaatgtgttaaaattaaCAGAATCTGAACAATCAACGCTGTGGTCGCGAGGCTATAAGATCATCAAGAAGATTAACGAGGGATCATATTCCA aggtgTATTTGGCAGAATACAAAAACTCTTTCAAGCGTAATAAAGCAAAAGTTCTAGCGTGCAAGGTGATCGACACCAATGTAGCGCCCAGTGATTTCGTCGAAAAGTTTCTGCCGCGGGAGATCAACTTGCTCACTAAGCTGAGCCATCCACACCTCGTCCCCGCCCACAGCATATTCGAGAGGAACAAAAAGTACTTCATATTCATGCGGTACATGGAACGAGGGGATCTGCTGGACTACATCGTCCGGCACGGAGCCGTCCCCGAGCAGCAGGCCCGGGTGTGGACCAGGCAGCTGGCGCTCGCCGTCCAGTACCTGCACGAGCTGGAGGTGGCCCACCGGGATATAAAGTGCGAGAACGTCCTCCTCTCGGCCAACTACAACGCGAAGCTGACCGACTTCAGTTTCTCGAGGTCGTGCGTCGATGGTGACTCGAACCCCGTTTACAGCGACACCTTCTGCGGGTCCGTCTCCTACACCGCCCCGGAGATCCTGCAGGGGGAGCCCTACTGCCCCAAGCCAACGGACGTTTGGTCTCTGGGAGTCGTCCTGTACGTGATGCTCAATCAGGCAATGCCCTTCGACGGTCAGCGCGTGCGAGCGATCCTGCGGGCTCAGATCGACCGAAATTGGAAGTTCAACCCTTACTTTGAATTTACCATATCGAACCGGTGTAAGAGGATGGTCACTCTGATGCTGGAACCGAACCCCAGGTTGAGGATCACGGCGGAGGAGGTGGCTCGCAGCAAATGGATTCTCATGGATCCGAGATTAGTAG AATGGAACCTCAACGAAACGATCGCTTATAACAAAGCTCGGCAGGAAAAGGCGAATTTTATAAGAAAAGCACTAAAAGTTCAGCAAACTATCGAAGCGAATATTGGGTCTAAACTGTGA